In Nocardia sp. BMG111209, a genomic segment contains:
- a CDS encoding helix-turn-helix domain-containing protein, with protein sequence MSVSRATGRGRNRTGAVTTPPLLAAPVVRGLVAEILGDRAGGRARADLTLLVNICAGELGQVLRAQTPVSGSALARIETVAARWAQLDLPVEPLQHAVHAGIGTAFQQLAPTLPWSTVRTARGNGIALIDIIRTMSTAVSRGYVREIRALAAEQRAVVQTVTARLLAGNVAGASASGDIEIADTYRVLAVALGPHPDEHDRRLDARVVARRKLRRVQAELAIACGPGVLTQLSVDGGTLLLPPAATGDPDDLVARLARAAAGPVTVAMADADRDRIPPAVELAHELLDLAVRLGRGPGLYRFEDLACEYQLGRPGTANEKIRSVLAPLQTEPELEHMLGEFLAAGGRAATAQRLGVPVGVLRRRLARITELTGLDPSRATDLWYLRSSMIARAIHRSVHGDDPDSQLDRAV encoded by the coding sequence ATGTCTGTTTCCCGCGCGACCGGCCGCGGCCGCAACCGTACCGGCGCCGTGACGACGCCGCCGCTGCTCGCGGCACCGGTGGTGCGCGGACTCGTCGCGGAAATCCTCGGTGATCGGGCCGGCGGCCGGGCCCGCGCGGATCTGACGCTGCTGGTGAACATCTGCGCGGGCGAACTCGGACAGGTCCTGCGCGCGCAGACGCCGGTGAGCGGCAGCGCGCTGGCCCGGATCGAGACCGTGGCGGCCCGCTGGGCGCAGCTGGATCTGCCCGTGGAGCCGCTGCAGCACGCGGTGCACGCGGGTATCGGGACGGCGTTCCAGCAGCTCGCGCCCACGCTGCCCTGGTCGACCGTCCGGACCGCGCGCGGCAACGGGATCGCGCTCATCGACATCATCCGGACCATGTCGACCGCAGTGTCGCGCGGCTACGTCCGGGAGATCCGGGCGCTGGCCGCGGAACAACGGGCGGTCGTGCAGACCGTCACCGCACGGCTGCTCGCCGGGAACGTGGCCGGGGCCTCCGCCTCCGGCGACATCGAGATCGCCGATACCTATCGGGTGCTGGCGGTGGCGCTGGGCCCGCATCCCGACGAACACGATCGGCGCCTGGACGCACGGGTGGTCGCCCGCCGCAAACTGCGGCGGGTGCAGGCCGAACTCGCCATCGCCTGCGGGCCCGGCGTGCTGACCCAGCTCAGCGTGGACGGTGGCACCCTGCTGCTCCCCCCGGCCGCGACCGGCGATCCGGACGATCTGGTGGCCCGGCTCGCCCGCGCCGCGGCCGGGCCGGTCACCGTCGCGATGGCCGACGCCGATCGGGACCGGATCCCGCCGGCCGTCGAATTGGCCCACGAGCTGCTGGATCTCGCGGTGCGGCTGGGCCGCGGCCCGGGGCTGTACCGATTCGAGGATCTCGCCTGCGAATACCAGCTGGGCCGTCCCGGCACGGCGAACGAGAAGATCCGCTCGGTGCTCGCGCCGCTGCAGACCGAACCGGAACTCGAGCACATGCTCGGCGAATTCCTCGCCGCCGGCGGCCGGGCGGCCACCGCGCAACGGCTCGGGGTGCCGGTCGGCGTGCTGCGCCGGCGGCTGGCCCGGATCACCGAGTTGACCGGGCTCGATCCCTCCCGGGCCACGGACCTCTGGTACCTGCGCTCCAGCATGATCGCCCGCGCGATCCACCGCTCGGTGCACGGCGACGACCCCGACTCCCAACTGGACCGGGCAGTGTGA
- a CDS encoding glucosyl-3-phosphoglycerate synthase, whose protein sequence is MTVVHRTPTWFDRPWSVPELVERKGQRRVSVVLPALDEEATVGAVIASIHPLVGTLVDELLVIDSGSTDGTVAAARAAGATVYTREQALPRVPPVPGKGEVLWRSLAVAGGDLIVFVDSDLISPSPMFVPSLLAPLLFDDEVRLVKGFYRRPLRTGGSDEADGGGRVTQLVARPLLTALAPELGEIVQPLGGEYAATRELLAGIPFAPGYGVEIGILVDCWQRHGIGAIAEVDLGTRRHRNRPDHELAVMSRQVVATLLDRLGIRDSGRGLARFVPDGDGWRRVVSELGSADRPPMRLLTEMPATGHGDHGPVDPLFGIHSMS, encoded by the coding sequence ATGACCGTGGTCCACCGGACACCCACCTGGTTCGATCGGCCGTGGTCGGTTCCCGAACTCGTCGAGCGCAAGGGACAGCGGCGGGTGTCGGTGGTGTTGCCGGCGCTGGACGAGGAGGCGACCGTCGGTGCGGTGATCGCGTCCATCCATCCGCTGGTCGGCACGCTGGTCGACGAACTGCTCGTCATCGACTCCGGCTCCACCGACGGCACCGTGGCGGCCGCCCGCGCGGCCGGCGCCACCGTGTACACCCGCGAGCAGGCGTTGCCGCGGGTGCCGCCGGTGCCGGGTAAGGGGGAGGTGCTGTGGCGGTCGCTCGCGGTGGCCGGCGGCGATCTGATCGTGTTCGTCGACTCCGATCTGATCTCGCCGAGCCCGATGTTCGTACCGTCCCTGCTGGCGCCGTTGTTGTTCGACGACGAGGTACGGCTGGTGAAAGGTTTCTATCGGCGGCCGTTGCGCACCGGCGGATCCGACGAGGCCGACGGCGGCGGCCGGGTCACCCAGCTCGTCGCGCGTCCGCTGCTGACGGCCCTGGCCCCCGAACTGGGCGAGATCGTCCAGCCGCTCGGGGGTGAGTACGCCGCCACCCGTGAGTTGCTCGCGGGCATCCCGTTCGCACCCGGATACGGGGTCGAGATCGGCATCCTGGTCGACTGCTGGCAGCGCCACGGCATCGGGGCGATCGCGGAGGTCGACCTCGGCACCCGCCGACACCGCAACCGGCCCGATCACGAACTGGCCGTGATGAGCCGGCAGGTCGTGGCGACCCTGCTCGACCGCCTCGGCATCCGCGATTCGGGCCGCGGCCTGGCCCGGTTCGTGCCGGACGGGGACGGCTGGCGGCGGGTGGTCAGCGAGCTCGGGAGCGCCGATCGGCCGCCGATGCGGCTGCTCACGGAAATGCCGGCCACCGGGCACGGCGATCACGGCCCGGTGGACCCGCTGTTCGGCATACATTCGATGAGTTGA
- a CDS encoding glycosyltransferase family 39 protein, with protein sequence MALIAGVTALVLLVRSARYDYFGDELYFLAAGRHLQAGYADQGPLIPLLARLAAAVDPGSLVLLRLPAILAAVAGVVLAAATARELGGRRRAQWLAAAGYATSPYLITQAASLSTFALDSTAGAAVIWLLVRWTRVRRDRLLVAAAIVVAIDVQVKLLILVLVAALVAAATAIGPRDLLRRSAFWAGVAIVLVAAIPGVEWQRRHGWPQLAMGAIIRTEQRAATGGVAGLPVQWAILTGLLGGLLALLGLWALLWRNDFRPYRFLGIATLLQTLFVIAVGGRPYYLTACFPVLFAAGAVAATVLWPGATRSTSAPARRRTHRRPADMVAAATTRRATSMEAPKALSRRTIRITGVAVVAISVAIAATVVTLLPQPISRLRQPTDTQAELSARMRTFGTTGWSGLVGAVDRAYAELPPADRDTAVVVAQTYWQAAAIDVLGTRPPVYSPNRGYAYFGAPPDDTRTVLYVTAGDAAGLDTAFESVRPVARLDDPLGFPGIDRGVTVWRCDRPRRPWPVLWRDRSTLVLDPGLRSVPNSPAPERYSS encoded by the coding sequence GTGGCGCTGATCGCGGGAGTGACCGCGCTGGTGCTGCTCGTCCGAAGCGCTCGCTACGACTACTTCGGGGACGAGCTGTATTTCCTCGCGGCAGGGCGGCATCTCCAGGCCGGTTATGCCGATCAGGGGCCGCTGATCCCGCTGCTGGCGCGGCTCGCGGCCGCGGTGGACCCCGGATCGCTGGTGCTGCTGCGACTTCCGGCGATCCTCGCCGCAGTGGCCGGGGTGGTGCTCGCCGCCGCGACGGCTCGCGAGCTGGGTGGGCGGCGGCGGGCGCAGTGGCTGGCGGCGGCCGGCTACGCCACCAGCCCGTACCTGATCACCCAGGCGGCGAGCCTCTCGACCTTCGCCCTCGACAGCACCGCGGGGGCGGCGGTGATCTGGCTGCTGGTGCGCTGGACGCGAGTACGCCGGGACCGGCTGCTGGTGGCGGCGGCGATCGTGGTGGCGATCGACGTCCAGGTGAAATTGCTGATCCTCGTGCTGGTGGCAGCGCTGGTGGCAGCTGCGACGGCGATCGGCCCACGGGATCTGTTGCGCCGCAGCGCCTTCTGGGCCGGTGTGGCGATCGTCCTGGTCGCCGCGATACCCGGTGTGGAATGGCAGCGGCGACACGGCTGGCCGCAGTTGGCGATGGGTGCGATCATCCGCACCGAACAGCGAGCCGCGACCGGCGGCGTGGCGGGTCTGCCCGTGCAGTGGGCGATCCTCACCGGTCTGCTCGGTGGATTGCTCGCGTTGCTGGGCCTGTGGGCCCTGTTGTGGCGGAACGACTTCCGGCCGTATCGGTTCCTCGGAATCGCGACGCTGCTGCAAACGCTGTTCGTGATCGCCGTGGGCGGACGGCCCTACTACCTGACCGCCTGTTTCCCGGTCCTGTTCGCCGCCGGAGCGGTAGCGGCAACCGTGTTGTGGCCGGGAGCAACACGGAGCACCTCGGCTCCGGCGAGGCGGAGAACGCACCGCCGCCCGGCGGATATGGTGGCGGCGGCGACAACACGCCGGGCCACGAGCATGGAGGCACCGAAAGCACTGTCGCGCAGAACAATTCGCATCACCGGAGTGGCGGTGGTCGCGATCTCCGTCGCGATCGCGGCGACCGTCGTCACGCTACTGCCACAACCGATCTCGCGACTGCGGCAGCCGACCGACACCCAGGCCGAATTGTCCGCGCGTATGCGCACTTTCGGCACGACCGGCTGGTCCGGGCTGGTCGGCGCCGTCGACCGCGCCTACGCCGAACTACCACCGGCCGACCGCGACACTGCCGTGGTGGTCGCGCAAACCTATTGGCAGGCCGCCGCGATCGACGTGCTGGGCACCCGGCCGCCGGTGTACAGCCCGAATCGGGGTTACGCCTATTTCGGTGCGCCACCGGACGATACGCGCACCGTGCTGTATGTGACCGCGGGCGACGCCGCCGGCCTCGATACCGCCTTCGAATCGGTGCGCCCGGTGGCGCGGCTGGACGATCCGCTCGGCTTCCCGGGTATCGATCGCGGTGTCACGGTGTGGCGTTGTGATCGGCCGCGGCGGCCGTGGCCGGTGCTGTGGCGGGACCGTAGCACCCTCGTACTCGATCCCGGACTCCGATCCGTTCCGAATTCCCCTGCACCGGAGAGGTATTCATCATGA
- a CDS encoding MFS transporter produces the protein MAVEDTTVTAAPGGQAWGSLAACLLAVFVQMLDLTIVNTALPVLTRDLSATGTVQMFVVTGYGLAFACTLLTAARLGDRFGRRRLFLLGMTLFTAASLGCGLARTPLELVAGRAAQGVGAAAVAAQTIAILAAAFAPQRRPMIFGIYGAVAGLAGLAGPLLGGLIVSANPFEWGWRAIFLMNLPIGTAALVAAARYLRADGAGGISSQPDSAPPVGSPIPSPIGHRPENRQGQPVSITGHRQPAPDNNIRPAPRPARTAEAPRLPVRIRDTARRTPAGATPRWAEADDIAAWAQTGSITRRALADEIDRWTRACGVTHWAQAADVARWAQTHGTVRWSRADDPAPECDIEQPGRTETTRTTPVRTTDEAVGRPASNAAYSTSARSKTPRAEAFARGQSKAQQTEAFARGYVPIDWVGAGLSTTGLLAVLFPLTTGQQAGWPPMTVAVLVFGVVVLAGFAGQQRRVARRGGTPLVSAEVFGDRGFGIGSVLLLLFYGLFAALLLTVSVTAQSGLGFSAWETGRLMLPFALGALVAALTSPILLARCGSRALTIGIALFAVATAQMALTVHPSSGGIDTHALSVPILLAGAGMGWFAAPLPAVMVAGLGERSTGIASGLAPTVQQLGSAIGAAALGSVFFGGVATGSGVASAETVLTQHLAVSGTPADTGADAVGQFGRCAHAAFAAPEHTLAGRGCAATDAAVSAAATAPTYLSACVTVLWIIAAVASLLTALTLVLPRRPGAPR, from the coding sequence GTGGCCGTCGAGGACACGACGGTCACCGCCGCCCCCGGTGGGCAGGCCTGGGGATCGCTGGCGGCGTGCCTGCTCGCGGTATTCGTGCAGATGCTGGACCTGACCATCGTCAACACCGCGCTACCGGTACTGACCCGGGACCTGTCGGCCACCGGCACGGTACAGATGTTCGTGGTGACCGGGTACGGACTGGCCTTCGCCTGCACCCTCCTGACCGCGGCCCGGCTCGGCGACCGATTCGGCCGGCGCCGACTGTTCCTGCTCGGTATGACGCTGTTCACCGCGGCCTCGCTGGGGTGCGGACTCGCCCGCACACCACTCGAACTCGTGGCCGGCCGCGCGGCCCAGGGCGTGGGCGCCGCCGCGGTGGCCGCGCAGACCATCGCCATCCTGGCCGCGGCGTTCGCACCGCAGCGGCGCCCGATGATATTCGGCATCTACGGTGCGGTCGCCGGGCTGGCGGGACTGGCCGGACCGCTGTTGGGCGGGCTGATCGTCAGCGCGAACCCGTTCGAATGGGGCTGGCGGGCAATCTTTCTCATGAACCTGCCGATCGGCACGGCCGCACTGGTGGCAGCGGCCCGCTATCTGCGCGCCGACGGTGCGGGAGGGATCTCGTCGCAGCCCGATTCTGCCCCGCCCGTCGGCAGCCCGATTCCGTCCCCCATCGGACACCGGCCCGAAAACCGACAAGGACAACCGGTCTCCATTACAGGTCACCGGCAACCCGCTCCGGACAACAACATTCGGCCCGCACCCCGCCCCGCTCGCACCGCCGAAGCTCCGCGGCTTCCGGTACGGATCCGGGATACCGCTCGGCGGACACCGGCCGGTGCAACCCCTCGATGGGCGGAAGCCGACGACATCGCCGCGTGGGCACAGACCGGGAGTATCACTCGGCGCGCACTCGCCGACGAGATCGACCGATGGACACGCGCCTGTGGCGTCACGCACTGGGCACAGGCCGCCGACGTCGCCCGCTGGGCACAGACCCACGGCACCGTGCGATGGTCGCGGGCGGACGATCCGGCTCCGGAGTGCGACATCGAGCAGCCGGGACGGACCGAGACCACCCGTACGACACCGGTCCGCACCACCGACGAAGCGGTCGGCCGACCCGCGTCGAACGCCGCGTACTCGACGTCGGCGAGGTCGAAGACGCCGCGGGCCGAGGCATTCGCGCGTGGGCAGTCGAAGGCACAGCAGACCGAGGCATTCGCGCGTGGGTATGTGCCGATCGACTGGGTGGGTGCGGGGCTGTCGACGACCGGGCTGCTGGCGGTGCTGTTTCCGCTGACCACCGGGCAGCAGGCGGGGTGGCCGCCGATGACGGTCGCGGTGCTGGTGTTCGGGGTGGTGGTGCTGGCCGGATTCGCCGGGCAGCAGCGGCGGGTCGCGCGGCGGGGTGGGACGCCGCTGGTCAGCGCCGAGGTGTTCGGTGATCGCGGATTCGGGATCGGGTCGGTCCTGCTGCTGCTGTTCTACGGGCTGTTCGCGGCGCTGCTGCTGACGGTGTCGGTGACCGCGCAGTCGGGGCTGGGATTCTCGGCATGGGAGACCGGCCGGCTGATGTTGCCGTTCGCGCTGGGTGCGCTGGTCGCGGCGCTCACCTCACCGATTCTGTTGGCGCGCTGCGGTTCTCGGGCGCTGACCATCGGGATCGCGTTGTTCGCGGTAGCGACGGCGCAGATGGCGCTCACGGTTCATCCGTCCTCGGGGGGTATCGACACCCATGCGTTGAGTGTGCCGATATTGCTGGCGGGGGCCGGAATGGGCTGGTTCGCCGCGCCGTTGCCCGCCGTCATGGTGGCGGGATTGGGTGAGCGGTCGACCGGGATCGCATCCGGACTGGCGCCCACAGTGCAGCAGCTCGGCAGTGCGATCGGCGCCGCGGCGCTGGGGAGCGTGTTCTTCGGCGGTGTCGCAACGGGTTCCGGTGTCGCGAGCGCCGAAACGGTGCTGACGCAACATCTCGCCGTATCCGGAACGCCTGCCGATACCGGTGCCGACGCGGTCGGGCAGTTCGGCCGGTGCGCACACGCCGCATTCGCCGCGCCGGAACATACGCTCGCCGGGCGAGGTTGCGCCGCCACCGACGCGGCGGTCTCGGCGGCGGCCACGGCACCGACCTATCTGTCGGCATGCGTCACGGTGTTGTGGATCATCGCCGCCGTCGCGAGCCTACTCACCGCGCTGACCCTCGTCTTGCCCCGGCGACCGGGAGCGCCGCGGTGA
- a CDS encoding condensation domain-containing protein, whose translation MVNFGFFDDWHPQPGRLTGWRVSPQAREAMATAPVHPAPPTYQQQEYLRTSHRTARAGHRASRLCMVSFDIPGEPDLSAMTRAVTAFVRRHDTFASRFAVEDDGRVIRHVVDAAQIELIPADHGEFADAEDLRRHVQDTTPDALHWDCFSFGVIARAESFTVYAAVDHLHTDGVAQALTCMDLLMLYGGELSGAPMALDPVDGHLDYCLRERADNTRLTALSPEVDTWLKLLQRNGGDMPTFPLYLGPAGAAGYHRGAQITMPLFTESDALRFEQACDDHGGRFVGGLFAALALAEAELTGNDWHFVLTPANTRRTPGENGSVGYFTNLVPVAFDVPAEATFATLVAGAQEAADRARGLADVSPHRVLELAVPDLGIRVRPGWVAMMLSYVDVRKIAGADMFDRINGGMFANRAAANEVYVWVNRFLDVTQLSLLFPDTDEAHESIERYIKTLTSIITTVAGDGDYALPVGA comes from the coding sequence ATGGTCAATTTCGGCTTCTTCGACGACTGGCATCCGCAGCCGGGCCGGCTCACCGGCTGGCGCGTATCGCCACAGGCGCGGGAGGCGATGGCGACCGCACCGGTGCATCCGGCCCCGCCGACGTATCAGCAGCAGGAGTATCTGCGCACTTCCCACCGCACCGCTCGCGCCGGGCATCGGGCGTCGCGGTTGTGCATGGTCTCGTTCGACATTCCGGGTGAGCCGGACCTTTCCGCGATGACGCGGGCGGTCACCGCCTTCGTGCGCCGCCACGACACCTTCGCGAGCCGATTCGCGGTCGAGGACGACGGCCGGGTGATCCGGCACGTGGTCGATGCCGCGCAGATCGAGTTGATTCCCGCCGATCACGGCGAGTTCGCCGACGCGGAGGACCTCCGCCGCCATGTGCAGGACACGACACCCGATGCGCTGCACTGGGATTGCTTCAGCTTCGGGGTGATCGCCCGCGCGGAGTCGTTCACGGTGTACGCGGCGGTCGATCATCTGCACACCGACGGGGTCGCGCAGGCGCTGACCTGTATGGATCTGCTGATGCTCTACGGCGGTGAATTGTCCGGCGCACCAATGGCACTGGACCCGGTGGACGGGCACCTGGACTACTGCCTGCGCGAGCGCGCCGACAACACCCGGCTGACCGCACTGTCGCCGGAGGTGGACACCTGGCTGAAGCTGTTGCAGCGCAACGGCGGTGACATGCCGACCTTCCCGCTCTACCTCGGACCGGCCGGAGCCGCCGGATACCACCGCGGCGCCCAGATCACCATGCCGCTGTTCACCGAATCCGACGCGCTGCGCTTCGAGCAGGCCTGCGACGACCACGGCGGCCGCTTCGTCGGCGGACTGTTCGCGGCGCTGGCCCTCGCCGAGGCCGAATTGACCGGCAACGACTGGCATTTCGTGCTGACCCCGGCCAACACCCGCCGCACTCCCGGGGAGAACGGCTCGGTCGGCTACTTCACCAATCTGGTGCCGGTCGCCTTCGACGTACCGGCCGAGGCCACCTTCGCCACGCTCGTCGCCGGCGCGCAGGAGGCCGCCGACCGGGCACGCGGCCTGGCCGACGTGTCACCGCATCGGGTGCTGGAACTCGCCGTACCCGACCTGGGGATCCGGGTGCGGCCGGGCTGGGTGGCGATGATGCTGTCCTACGTCGACGTCCGCAAGATCGCGGGCGCGGATATGTTCGATCGGATCAATGGCGGGATGTTCGCCAATCGCGCCGCCGCGAACGAGGTGTACGTCTGGGTCAACCGGTTCCTCGACGTGACCCAGCTGAGCCTGCTGTTCCCCGACACCGACGAGGCGCACGAGTCGATCGAGCGCTACATCAAGACGCTGACCTCGATCATCACCACCGTCGCCGGCGACGGTGACTACGCGCTGCCCGTCGGCGCCTGA
- a CDS encoding alpha/beta hydrolase family protein — MGRYIRSRTGTVLTSLLALALAGAATASADPVPTPIAALTAAARPAVDGSRLTGIAEGPGRMVDIEVYSAAMNATITVKVLRAVDDSRPAPVLYLLNGANGGTDGSSWTQQTDIADFFADKQATLVIPMGGRGSYFTDWQTDDPVLGRQRWTTFLTRELPPVIDSTFHGTGANAIAGISMAGTSVFQLALAAPGLYQALGSYSGCAQTSTPEGEVFVAAVVSRWSGNTMNMWGPFGGPTWAANDPYLHADRLRGTAIYVSSGTGLAGPLDTLDGPGINGNPGKLIAQLTSGGILDAVTNQCSHAFQARLDDLNIPATFVFRTLGTHSWGYWQQDLHDSWPLFSAALGG, encoded by the coding sequence GTGGGCAGATATATTCGCAGCCGGACCGGCACGGTGCTGACCTCGCTGCTCGCGCTCGCCCTCGCCGGCGCGGCCACCGCGAGCGCCGACCCCGTCCCCACCCCGATCGCCGCGCTGACCGCCGCCGCGCGGCCCGCCGTCGACGGTTCCCGCCTCACCGGCATCGCCGAGGGCCCCGGCCGCATGGTCGACATCGAGGTGTACTCGGCCGCGATGAACGCCACCATCACCGTGAAAGTGCTTCGCGCTGTGGACGATTCGAGGCCAGCGCCGGTGCTGTACCTGTTGAACGGCGCCAACGGCGGCACCGACGGTTCCAGCTGGACCCAGCAGACCGACATCGCCGACTTCTTCGCCGACAAACAGGCCACCCTCGTGATCCCGATGGGCGGCCGCGGCAGCTATTTCACCGACTGGCAGACCGACGACCCCGTCCTGGGCCGCCAGCGCTGGACCACCTTCCTCACCCGCGAACTACCCCCGGTGATCGACTCCACCTTCCACGGCACCGGCGCGAACGCCATCGCCGGCATCTCGATGGCCGGCACCTCGGTGTTCCAACTGGCCCTCGCCGCTCCCGGCCTCTACCAGGCCCTCGGCTCCTACAGCGGCTGCGCCCAGACCAGCACCCCCGAGGGGGAGGTCTTCGTGGCCGCGGTGGTCAGCCGCTGGTCCGGGAACACCATGAACATGTGGGGCCCCTTCGGCGGCCCCACCTGGGCCGCCAACGATCCCTATCTGCATGCCGACCGCCTGCGCGGCACCGCTATCTACGTCTCCTCCGGCACCGGCCTGGCCGGCCCCCTGGACACCCTCGACGGTCCCGGCATCAACGGGAACCCCGGCAAACTGATCGCGCAACTGACCTCCGGCGGCATCCTGGACGCCGTCACCAACCAGTGTTCGCACGCCTTCCAGGCGCGGCTGGACGACCTGAACATCCCGGCCACCTTCGTCTTCCGAACCCTCGGCACCCACTCCTGGGGCTATTGGCAACAGGATCTGCACGACTCCTGGCCCCTGTTCAGCGCCGCCCTCGGCGGCTGA
- a CDS encoding DUF1707 domain-containing protein, with amino-acid sequence MDENPQPRIGITERQNALNLLEQHLGADRITFAEFDQRSARIQAATTQSQIDAVLSDLPALTDGTRRWKRFAAPAAFGGALVILAVAVAIVLVDRSHSQAAKPTVVTTVLAPTTTPPATGTTAASSSPTTTATRSTTATTGLSGTEFPDVLYVMDGKKLDGATYYSFDTGPAEVSGTTFTRSVMVEPQAHRLGFVEYNLGRKYIHLDTTIGVRDDATPSGMSMQFQIYADGVLVSDTAVKLGDTVPIHVDFDHPLRLRIQVTDLTSGGDGYAVFGDLHTSAK; translated from the coding sequence ATGGATGAAAATCCCCAACCCCGAATCGGAATCACCGAACGTCAGAATGCGCTGAATCTGCTCGAGCAGCACCTCGGCGCGGACCGGATCACCTTCGCGGAATTCGACCAGAGATCCGCGCGCATTCAGGCCGCCACGACCCAGTCGCAGATCGACGCGGTGCTCTCCGATCTGCCCGCCCTCACCGACGGCACCCGCCGGTGGAAGCGATTCGCGGCGCCCGCCGCATTCGGTGGCGCACTGGTCATTCTCGCCGTCGCCGTCGCGATCGTCCTCGTGGACCGCTCGCATTCGCAGGCGGCCAAACCGACCGTGGTCACGACCGTCCTGGCCCCCACCACCACCCCGCCCGCGACCGGCACCACCGCCGCGTCGTCCTCGCCGACGACGACCGCGACCCGCTCCACGACAGCCACGACCGGGTTGTCGGGCACGGAATTTCCCGACGTGCTGTATGTGATGGACGGAAAGAAACTCGACGGTGCGACCTACTACAGCTTCGACACCGGCCCGGCGGAGGTATCCGGCACCACCTTCACCCGCTCGGTCATGGTCGAACCGCAGGCACACCGGCTGGGCTTCGTCGAATACAATCTGGGCCGGAAATACATTCACCTGGATACCACCATCGGCGTTCGCGACGATGCGACACCGTCCGGTATGTCCATGCAGTTCCAGATCTACGCCGACGGTGTCCTCGTATCGGACACTGCCGTCAAACTCGGCGACACCGTCCCGATCCACGTCGACTTCGACCATCCCTTGCGGCTTCGCATTCAGGTCACCGACCTGACTTCCGGCGGCGACGGCTACGCGGTGTTCGGCGACCTGCACACCTCCGCGAAGTAA
- a CDS encoding SEFIR domain-containing protein, giving the protein MGQRNLSEGGGEAPRVFVTYSHDSPEHKELVRRFATFLREDAGLDVHLDTWYDNQRRDWSGWAIDQLTRADFILVIASPDYKKRADGFAPPEEGRGAQFEAAILRNELTRNLIEQTRRILPVVLPGRSIDEIPVFLTGYSATHYVIDEFTVDSITDLLVAITGEGEHPMPARGTWVGSPYAGKTAAPAISGPVRRKARLLTSVLQPSQIGADLTFGGADLDAEHYGNSIVHRCNVFCGDPRSAVEYTLGRRYHEFETVVGILDSATDANQIGYFQVFLDNEPQQQVRVGYGAPVRINYNVERVLRLRMVAYRPDTVQNPMLAGAVAVMGRSTRLPELAWGDPTLFE; this is encoded by the coding sequence GTGGGGCAACGGAATTTGTCCGAGGGGGGCGGCGAAGCGCCGCGCGTATTCGTTACTTATTCTCACGACTCTCCGGAACACAAGGAACTGGTCCGCCGGTTCGCCACATTTCTCCGCGAGGACGCCGGCCTCGACGTCCATCTGGACACCTGGTACGACAATCAGCGACGCGACTGGTCCGGCTGGGCGATTGATCAGCTCACCCGTGCGGATTTCATCCTGGTCATCGCCTCACCCGATTACAAGAAGCGCGCCGACGGATTCGCACCGCCGGAGGAGGGGCGCGGCGCGCAGTTCGAGGCGGCGATACTGCGCAACGAACTCACCCGGAACCTGATCGAACAGACCAGGCGGATTCTTCCCGTGGTGCTGCCCGGGCGGTCCATCGACGAGATCCCCGTATTCCTCACGGGTTATTCCGCCACTCATTACGTGATCGACGAATTCACCGTCGACAGCATCACGGATCTGCTCGTGGCGATCACCGGCGAGGGCGAACATCCGATGCCGGCGCGCGGCACCTGGGTCGGCTCGCCCTACGCCGGAAAGACTGCCGCACCGGCGATTTCGGGCCCGGTACGCCGGAAGGCGCGACTGCTGACCTCGGTGCTGCAACCCTCCCAGATCGGAGCCGACCTGACGTTCGGCGGCGCGGATCTGGATGCCGAACACTACGGCAACAGTATCGTGCACCGCTGCAACGTCTTCTGCGGTGATCCGCGCAGCGCGGTCGAGTACACCCTGGGCCGCCGATACCACGAATTCGAAACCGTGGTCGGCATTCTCGACAGCGCCACCGACGCGAATCAGATCGGCTACTTCCAGGTCTTCCTGGACAACGAACCGCAGCAACAGGTCCGGGTGGGCTACGGCGCACCGGTCCGGATCAATTACAACGTCGAACGCGTACTCCGCCTGCGCATGGTCGCCTACCGGCCGGATACGGTCCAGAATCCGATGCTGGCGGGAGCCGTTGCGGTGATGGGTCGTTCGACCCGTCTCCCCGAACTCGCGTGGGGCGATCCGACCCTGTTCGAATGA